Proteins co-encoded in one Natronorubrum daqingense genomic window:
- a CDS encoding OFA family MFS transporter — MAQPSDLSVRAREILGRSRWWQIVAAAVMMALVSPYQYVWASLEGPLASDLNVSLSALGFVFTVYVVVMSLVQFPAGWWRDRYGPRAVILVAGILAGTGYYALSFVSEVWHVYVAYFVGAVGVGIVYTVAVNTAVKWFPDRRGLTTGIGTMAFAAGSAAFVPYVRVAVAGDTLPNALSNMGILIGVGIVVGALVLEDPPAGFRDDGRNTHPDAASSTDAPHSDSDEDGAKTASDGSLRSYTWREMVRTRAFALMYFMFFAVSAAGLMITARVVLYAEQAGLTATVVTVAATLLPVASAGGRLLVGAVSDHYVRESVTAVSFTVCGLATLAIVLFAGFESGIGYIGMVAIAVFFWSAQFSLFPSLVGDYYGGAHSSTNYSIIYSGKMWGGVFGGGVVGWLVGVVGWDLTFTLGGLLALTAGIAGFFLKPPQ; from the coding sequence GTGGCACAACCGAGCGACCTCAGCGTGCGCGCCAGAGAGATTCTCGGACGCTCACGCTGGTGGCAAATCGTTGCTGCAGCCGTGATGATGGCACTCGTCAGTCCCTACCAGTACGTCTGGGCGTCGCTCGAGGGCCCGCTCGCGAGTGACTTGAACGTCTCGCTGTCGGCGCTTGGCTTCGTCTTTACCGTCTACGTCGTTGTCATGTCGCTGGTACAGTTCCCGGCGGGGTGGTGGCGAGACCGCTACGGCCCTCGCGCGGTGATTCTCGTCGCCGGAATTCTCGCTGGCACTGGCTACTACGCCCTTTCGTTCGTGAGCGAGGTTTGGCACGTCTACGTCGCATACTTCGTCGGTGCCGTTGGCGTCGGAATCGTGTACACGGTGGCCGTAAATACGGCGGTCAAGTGGTTCCCCGACAGGCGTGGATTGACGACGGGTATCGGAACGATGGCGTTCGCGGCAGGGAGTGCAGCGTTCGTTCCCTACGTCAGGGTTGCTGTCGCAGGCGACACGCTCCCGAACGCGCTCTCGAATATGGGTATCTTGATTGGCGTCGGAATCGTCGTCGGGGCGCTCGTGCTCGAAGACCCTCCAGCCGGGTTTCGGGACGACGGGCGGAACACCCACCCTGACGCGGCGTCGTCCACCGACGCTCCCCACTCTGACAGCGACGAAGACGGTGCGAAGACCGCATCCGACGGCAGTCTCCGTTCGTACACCTGGCGAGAGATGGTCCGAACGAGAGCGTTCGCGCTCATGTACTTCATGTTTTTCGCCGTTAGCGCTGCCGGGTTGATGATCACCGCTCGAGTCGTCCTCTACGCGGAACAGGCCGGACTGACTGCGACGGTAGTGACTGTGGCAGCGACGCTGCTTCCCGTTGCGTCCGCTGGCGGTCGGCTCCTCGTCGGCGCAGTCTCCGATCACTACGTTCGCGAGTCCGTCACCGCCGTCTCGTTTACCGTCTGTGGTCTCGCGACGCTCGCGATCGTCTTGTTCGCGGGATTCGAATCGGGAATCGGCTACATCGGTATGGTCGCGATCGCCGTCTTCTTCTGGAGTGCACAGTTCTCGCTGTTCCCGAGTCTCGTCGGCGATTATTACGGTGGCGCGCACTCGTCGACCAATTACTCGATTATCTACTCCGGGAAAATGTGGGGTGGTGTGTTCGGCGGCGGTGTCGTCGGCTGGCTGGTTGGTGTCGTCGGCTGGGATCTCACGTTTACCCTCGGTGGTCTCCTGGCGCTTACAGCAGGGATCGCCGGCTTTTTCCTCAAACCGCCACAGTAA
- the pan2 gene encoding proteasome-activating nucleotidase Pan2, whose translation MSRSPSIPDRPHRDIDPDLPDNERLEALHGHFSDLVDVNEQLASQLEQAEDRREQLRERVDRVERENETLKGSSLYIATVEDVLDNDEVVVKQHGNNQEVLTDVSPRMLERLEAGDRVAVNDSFAVQTILDAETDARAQSMEISERPQVTYGEIGGIDEQIREVREAVEQPLAEPELFEDVGIEPPSGVLLHGPPGTGKTMLAKAVANETNATFIKMAGSELVRKFIGEGSRLVRDLFEMAREREPAIIFIDEIDAIATTRTESKTSGDAEVQRTMMQLLSEMDGFDARGEIRIIAATNRFDMLDRAILRPGRFDRLIEVPEADQDGREQILQIHTRGMNVDDEVDFDDLAEETDGYSGAEIESLTTEAGMFAIRNDREEVHHEDFLNAIEKIEDDDSSDVISSAGYFYQ comes from the coding sequence ATGTCTCGAAGCCCGTCTATCCCAGACCGACCTCACCGCGATATCGATCCGGATCTCCCCGACAACGAACGGCTCGAGGCGCTCCACGGGCACTTCTCGGACCTCGTGGACGTCAACGAGCAACTCGCTTCCCAGCTCGAACAGGCCGAAGACCGCCGCGAGCAACTGCGAGAGCGCGTCGACCGCGTCGAACGCGAAAACGAGACGCTCAAAGGCTCCTCGCTGTACATCGCGACCGTCGAGGACGTACTCGACAACGACGAAGTCGTCGTCAAACAACACGGCAACAACCAGGAGGTGTTGACCGACGTCTCCCCGCGGATGCTCGAGCGACTCGAAGCCGGCGACCGCGTCGCGGTCAACGACTCGTTTGCAGTTCAGACGATCCTCGACGCCGAAACCGACGCGCGAGCGCAGTCGATGGAAATCTCCGAGCGACCACAAGTCACCTACGGAGAGATCGGCGGCATCGACGAACAGATTCGCGAAGTTCGCGAGGCCGTCGAACAACCCCTCGCCGAACCCGAACTGTTCGAGGACGTCGGCATCGAACCACCGAGTGGCGTGCTCCTCCACGGACCGCCAGGGACAGGGAAGACGATGCTCGCCAAAGCCGTCGCCAACGAGACCAACGCGACGTTCATCAAGATGGCCGGCTCGGAACTCGTTCGGAAGTTCATCGGTGAGGGCTCACGACTCGTCCGGGACCTCTTCGAGATGGCTCGCGAACGTGAACCGGCAATCATCTTCATCGACGAAATCGACGCCATCGCAACGACGCGAACGGAGTCGAAGACGTCGGGAGACGCCGAAGTTCAGCGGACGATGATGCAACTCCTCAGCGAGATGGACGGCTTCGACGCTCGAGGCGAGATTCGCATCATCGCCGCCACGAACCGCTTCGACATGCTCGATCGCGCCATCCTCCGACCCGGGCGCTTCGATCGTCTCATCGAAGTCCCCGAAGCCGACCAGGACGGTCGCGAGCAGATCCTCCAGATCCACACGCGCGGCATGAACGTCGACGACGAGGTCGATTTCGACGACCTCGCCGAGGAAACCGACGGCTACTCCGGGGCCGAAATCGAGAGTCTCACGACCGAGGCTGGCATGTTCGCTATCCGTAACGACCGCGAGGAGGTCCACCACGAGGACTTCCTCAACGCCATCGAGAAGATCGAAGACGACGACTCGAGTGACGTTATCTCGTCTGCGGGCTACTTCTACCAGTAA
- a CDS encoding pyruvoyl-dependent arginine decarboxylase — MSTIRIVWGAASAPTAMSSYDAALADAGVENYNLVSVSSVIPADTHVEAVGTAPDLGPAGERLTVVEARATVTGPGRASAALAWSQSVENGPGLFYETSGETDSEDVERRVLEGLAAGQELRDWEFADAQVATESIQAKSGEHTTALVLAVYGESEPIW, encoded by the coding sequence ATGAGCACGATTCGAATCGTCTGGGGGGCCGCATCGGCCCCGACGGCGATGTCGTCCTACGACGCCGCACTCGCTGACGCCGGCGTCGAGAACTACAATCTCGTCTCGGTTTCCTCCGTCATTCCGGCCGACACCCACGTCGAAGCCGTCGGCACGGCACCCGACCTCGGTCCTGCCGGCGAACGACTGACCGTCGTGGAAGCACGAGCCACCGTCACCGGACCGGGCCGCGCGAGTGCGGCGCTCGCGTGGTCCCAATCGGTCGAGAACGGACCCGGGCTGTTCTACGAAACGTCGGGTGAAACCGACTCGGAGGACGTCGAACGACGCGTTCTCGAGGGATTAGCGGCCGGACAGGAGCTTCGCGACTGGGAGTTCGCGGACGCACAGGTCGCCACCGAGAGCATCCAGGCGAAATCGGGAGAACACACGACGGCGCTCGTCCTGGCCGTCTACGGCGAGAGCGAACCAATCTGGTAA
- a CDS encoding DUF5811 family protein, with translation MNGNTPYAGLPGETGAGQRAAADVPELSRDQKRLLHRDVSRIAARTREFLPSEYVVDSDITSGMSGPQVTVAVRPPIGHAVSAGFTPDLEDVATEDDLITADERNEVARGLAASAALQVKQAVSNNVKPTGK, from the coding sequence ATGAACGGAAATACGCCGTACGCAGGACTGCCGGGAGAAACGGGTGCTGGTCAGCGTGCCGCGGCGGACGTTCCGGAACTCTCGAGAGATCAAAAGCGACTTCTCCACCGTGACGTCTCGCGGATCGCCGCTCGCACGCGCGAGTTCCTCCCGAGTGAATACGTCGTCGACTCGGATATTACGAGCGGGATGTCCGGCCCGCAGGTCACCGTCGCCGTCCGGCCACCGATCGGCCACGCTGTCAGCGCCGGGTTTACCCCCGACCTCGAGGACGTCGCTACCGAAGACGACCTCATCACGGCGGACGAACGAAACGAGGTCGCTCGCGGGTTGGCCGCCAGCGCCGCGTTGCAGGTCAAACAGGCCGTCAGCAACAACGTGAAGCCGACTGGAAAGTAG
- a CDS encoding DUF6276 family protein: protein MTCSTCSSPTVAVEVPESYREYAPERSATVAICTHCLTVESTRDGERNPNFTAISDALPSNADAAIPLVLAIDRCDSLVTNRSAIEELLEAVEREGTDPLLVWDRLSHDPELEPTVDLERRRHQLEQLLY from the coding sequence ATGACCTGTTCAACGTGTTCCTCACCGACGGTGGCTGTCGAAGTCCCAGAAAGCTATCGTGAGTACGCACCGGAACGATCGGCGACAGTGGCGATCTGTACGCACTGTCTCACCGTCGAGTCGACACGAGATGGAGAGAGGAATCCGAATTTCACAGCCATCAGCGACGCGCTTCCATCGAACGCCGACGCGGCGATCCCGCTCGTGCTCGCGATCGATCGCTGTGACTCGCTCGTAACGAATCGAAGCGCTATCGAGGAGTTACTCGAGGCCGTCGAGCGAGAAGGAACGGACCCGTTGTTGGTCTGGGATCGACTCAGTCACGATCCCGAACTAGAGCCGACGGTCGACCTCGAGCGACGGCGACACCAACTCGAGCAACTGCTGTACTGA
- a CDS encoding V-type ATP synthase subunit D encodes MAKDVKPTRKNLMEIEDRIELSERGHGTLEKKRDGLIMEFMDILDKAQDVRGDLADDYEEAQKKINMARAMEGDVAVRGAAAALQEHPEITTESKNIMGVVVPQIESSRVSKSLDQRGYGIMGTSARIDEAAESYEDLLESIILAAEVETAMKKMLREIETTKRRVNALEFKLLPDLYENQEYIEQKLEEQEREETFRLKKIKEKKEQQEKEEQEAEAAAEAEAEANAKDAGTAEPDMEQSTAGGVPGGD; translated from the coding sequence ATGGCCAAGGACGTCAAGCCCACTCGTAAGAACCTGATGGAGATCGAGGATCGGATCGAACTCTCCGAACGTGGGCACGGGACACTCGAAAAGAAACGAGACGGGCTGATCATGGAGTTCATGGACATCCTGGATAAGGCCCAGGACGTTCGTGGCGACCTCGCAGACGACTACGAGGAAGCTCAAAAGAAGATCAACATGGCTCGAGCGATGGAAGGCGACGTCGCGGTCCGTGGGGCTGCCGCCGCGTTGCAGGAACACCCCGAAATCACCACCGAGTCGAAAAATATTATGGGCGTCGTCGTCCCGCAGATCGAATCCTCGCGCGTCTCGAAGAGCCTCGATCAGCGCGGGTACGGGATTATGGGGACATCCGCTCGCATCGACGAGGCCGCCGAATCCTACGAGGACCTCCTCGAGAGCATCATCCTCGCCGCGGAAGTCGAGACGGCGATGAAGAAGATGCTCCGGGAAATCGAGACGACGAAGCGACGCGTCAATGCCCTCGAGTTCAAACTCCTGCCCGACCTCTACGAGAACCAGGAGTACATCGAACAGAAACTCGAGGAACAAGAGCGCGAGGAGACGTTCCGACTGAAGAAGATCAAAGAGAAAAAAGAACAACAGGAAAAAGAAGAGCAAGAAGCCGAAGCTGCAGCCGAGGCGGAGGCTGAAGCGAATGCAAAAGATGCGGGCACGGCTGAACCGGATATGGAACAGTCGACTGCCGGTGGCGTTCCGGGCGGCGACTGA
- a CDS encoding ATP synthase subunit B gives MKEYQTITEISGPLVFAEVDEPVGYDEVVEIETEQGETLRGQVLESSDGLVSIQVFEGTGGIDRNASVRFLGETMKMPVTEDLLGRVLDGSGNPIDGGPEIVPDDRIDIVGEAINPYSREYPEEFIQTGVSSIDGMNTLVRGQKLPIFSGSGLPHNDLALQIARQATVPEEEEGDDEDGSEFAVIFGAMGITQEEANEFMEDFERTGALERSVVFMNLADDPAVERQVTPRLVLTTAEYLAFEKDYHVLVILTDITNYCEALREIGAAREEVPGRRGYPGYMYTDLAQLYERAGRIEGKEGSVTQIPILTMPGDDDTHPIPDLTGYITEGQIMMDRDLNSQGIEPPVNVLPSLSRLMDDGIGEGLTREDHGDVSDQMYAAYAEGEDLRDLVNIVGREALSERDNKFLDFADRFETEFVQQGYDNNRSIEETLELGWDLLSMLPKEALNRIDEDLIEEHYREDEAEAAEVSAD, from the coding sequence ATGAAGGAATATCAAACGATCACGGAGATCAGCGGTCCGCTGGTGTTCGCCGAGGTCGACGAACCCGTCGGTTACGACGAGGTCGTCGAAATCGAGACGGAGCAGGGCGAAACGCTGCGCGGTCAGGTGCTGGAATCGAGCGACGGACTCGTCTCGATTCAGGTCTTCGAAGGGACCGGCGGTATCGACCGCAACGCGTCCGTTCGGTTCCTGGGCGAGACGATGAAGATGCCCGTCACCGAGGACCTGCTCGGACGGGTGCTCGACGGGTCCGGGAATCCGATCGACGGCGGCCCGGAAATCGTCCCCGACGATCGAATCGACATCGTCGGCGAAGCGATCAATCCCTACTCTCGAGAGTACCCAGAGGAGTTCATCCAGACCGGCGTGTCCTCCATCGACGGCATGAACACGCTGGTTCGCGGCCAGAAGCTGCCGATCTTCTCCGGTTCCGGACTGCCACACAACGACCTCGCGCTCCAGATTGCCCGTCAGGCGACCGTGCCTGAAGAGGAAGAAGGTGACGACGAAGACGGGTCGGAGTTCGCAGTCATCTTCGGTGCGATGGGGATTACTCAGGAAGAGGCCAACGAGTTCATGGAAGACTTCGAGCGCACGGGCGCACTCGAGCGCTCGGTCGTCTTCATGAACCTCGCGGACGACCCGGCCGTCGAGCGCCAGGTCACGCCGCGACTCGTGCTCACCACGGCCGAGTACCTCGCCTTCGAGAAGGATTACCACGTGCTGGTCATCCTGACCGACATCACCAACTACTGTGAGGCGCTGCGCGAGATCGGTGCCGCACGCGAGGAGGTTCCGGGCCGCCGTGGCTACCCCGGATACATGTACACCGACCTGGCACAGCTCTACGAGCGTGCGGGCCGGATAGAGGGTAAGGAAGGGTCGGTCACGCAGATTCCGATCCTGACGATGCCTGGTGACGACGACACCCACCCGATTCCGGACCTGACCGGCTACATTACGGAAGGCCAGATCATGATGGATCGAGACCTCAACAGCCAGGGTATCGAGCCGCCGGTCAACGTCTTGCCATCGCTCTCGCGACTGATGGACGACGGGATCGGCGAGGGCCTGACCCGCGAAGACCACGGCGACGTCTCCGACCAGATGTACGCCGCCTACGCGGAGGGGGAGGACCTGCGTGACCTCGTGAACATCGTCGGTCGCGAAGCGCTCAGCGAACGGGACAACAAGTTCCTCGACTTCGCCGACCGCTTCGAGACGGAGTTCGTCCAGCAGGGCTACGACAACAACCGCTCCATCGAGGAGACGCTCGAGTTGGGTTGGGATCTCCTCTCGATGCTTCCGAAGGAGGCACTCAACCGGATCGACGAGGACCTCATCGAAGAACACTACCGCGAAGACGAGGCGGAAGCCGCCGAAGTGTCCGCCGACTAA
- a CDS encoding ATP synthase subunit A has product MSQAEDIESVDEDGLIESVSGPVVTATDLDARMNDVVYVGDEGLMGEVIEIEGNLTTIQVYEETSGVGPGEPVENTGEPLSVDLGPGVLDAIYDGVQRPLDVLEEKMGTAFLDRGVDAPGIDFETEWEFTPTVEEGDTLEAGDVVGEVPETESITHRVMVPPDYEGGEVTSVESGSFTVDEVVVELDSGEEVTMHQEWPVRQSRPADTKETPTVPLVSGQRILDGLFPIAKGGTAAIPGPFGSGKTVTQHQLAKWADADIVVYVGCGERGNEMTEVIEDFPELEDPTTGKPLMARTTLIANTSNMPVAARESCIYTGITIAEYFRDMGYDVALMADSTSRWAEAMREISSRLEEMPGEEGYPAYLAAALSEFYERAGKFQLMNGDEGSISVIGAVSPPGGDFSEPVTQNTLRIVKTFWALDADLAERRHFPSINWDESYSLYRQQLDPWFRENVADDWPEVRQWAVDVLDEEGELQEIVQLVGKDALPEDQQLTLEVARYLREAWLQQNAFHDVDTYCDPKKTYRMLEAIRTFNDEAFDALEAGVPVEEIQNVDAAPRLNRMNTSEEWNEFIDELESDLQEQIRSLY; this is encoded by the coding sequence ATGAGCCAGGCAGAAGACATCGAATCCGTCGACGAAGACGGTCTAATCGAAAGCGTGAGTGGTCCAGTCGTGACCGCCACGGACCTCGACGCCCGGATGAACGACGTCGTCTACGTCGGCGACGAAGGACTGATGGGCGAGGTCATCGAGATCGAAGGAAACCTGACCACGATTCAGGTCTACGAAGAAACCTCCGGTGTTGGCCCGGGAGAACCCGTCGAGAACACGGGCGAACCCCTGAGTGTCGACCTCGGCCCAGGCGTTCTGGACGCCATTTACGATGGTGTTCAGCGCCCACTCGACGTTCTCGAGGAGAAGATGGGGACGGCGTTTCTCGACCGCGGGGTCGACGCCCCCGGCATCGACTTCGAGACGGAGTGGGAGTTTACCCCGACCGTCGAGGAAGGCGACACGCTCGAGGCAGGTGACGTCGTCGGTGAAGTTCCCGAAACCGAGAGCATCACCCATCGCGTGATGGTGCCACCGGACTACGAGGGAGGCGAAGTAACGTCGGTCGAAAGCGGTTCGTTCACGGTCGACGAAGTCGTCGTCGAACTCGACTCCGGCGAAGAAGTCACGATGCACCAGGAGTGGCCGGTTCGCCAGTCGCGACCCGCGGACACGAAGGAGACGCCGACGGTCCCACTCGTCTCGGGGCAGCGAATTCTCGACGGCCTCTTCCCGATCGCGAAAGGTGGAACGGCCGCGATTCCCGGTCCGTTCGGATCCGGGAAGACGGTCACCCAACACCAACTCGCCAAGTGGGCCGACGCGGACATCGTCGTCTACGTCGGCTGTGGCGAGCGTGGCAACGAGATGACCGAGGTCATCGAGGACTTCCCGGAACTGGAAGACCCGACCACGGGCAAGCCGCTCATGGCTCGGACGACGCTCATCGCGAACACGTCTAACATGCCAGTTGCAGCCCGTGAGTCCTGTATTTACACCGGCATCACCATCGCGGAGTACTTCCGCGACATGGGCTACGACGTCGCGCTCATGGCCGACTCCACCTCCCGGTGGGCCGAAGCCATGCGTGAGATTTCGAGTCGACTCGAGGAGATGCCCGGCGAAGAGGGGTATCCCGCGTACCTCGCCGCAGCGCTCTCGGAGTTCTACGAGCGTGCCGGCAAATTCCAACTGATGAACGGCGACGAGGGGTCCATCTCGGTTATCGGCGCGGTCTCGCCACCGGGCGGGGACTTCTCCGAGCCGGTTACCCAGAACACGCTGCGTATCGTCAAGACGTTCTGGGCGCTCGACGCCGACCTCGCAGAGCGTCGGCACTTCCCGTCGATCAACTGGGACGAGTCGTACTCGCTGTATCGACAGCAACTCGATCCGTGGTTCCGCGAGAACGTCGCGGACGACTGGCCGGAGGTTCGCCAGTGGGCGGTCGACGTGTTAGACGAGGAGGGCGAACTCCAGGAGATCGTCCAACTCGTCGGCAAGGACGCGCTGCCGGAAGACCAGCAACTGACCCTCGAGGTCGCACGCTACCTGCGTGAAGCCTGGCTCCAGCAGAACGCGTTCCACGACGTCGACACCTACTGCGATCCGAAGAAGACCTACCGAATGCTCGAGGCGATCAGGACGTTCAACGACGAGGCGTTCGACGCGCTCGAAGCCGGCGTTCCGGTCGAAGAGATCCAGAACGTCGACGCGGCCCCACGCCTCAACCGAATGAACACGTCCGAGGAGTGGAACGAGTTCATCGACGAACTCGAATCGGACCTGCAAGAACAGATTCGGAGCCTGTACTAA
- a CDS encoding V-type ATP synthase subunit F: MSQEIAVVGSPEFTTGFRLAGVSRFENVPDDEKDAELDDAVTAALDDEGVGIVVMHDEDLEHLSRNVRQNVETSVEPVVVTIGAGTAGGGLREQIKRAIGIDLMEEDEQES, encoded by the coding sequence ATGAGTCAGGAAATCGCAGTCGTCGGCAGCCCGGAGTTCACCACTGGCTTTCGCCTCGCGGGAGTCAGTCGCTTCGAGAACGTGCCGGACGACGAGAAAGACGCGGAGTTAGACGACGCGGTGACGGCCGCCCTCGACGACGAGGGTGTTGGTATCGTCGTTATGCACGACGAGGACCTCGAACATCTCTCGCGGAACGTCCGCCAGAACGTCGAGACGAGTGTCGAACCGGTCGTCGTCACGATCGGTGCCGGCACCGCTGGTGGTGGGCTGCGCGAGCAAATCAAACGCGCGATCGGTATCGACCTCATGGAAGAGGACGAACAAGAAAGCTAA
- a CDS encoding V-type ATP synthase subunit C: protein MSIGASNPEYVNARVRSRRASLFADEDYRKLIRMGPSGIARFMEESEYEREINDLGARFSGVDLIEYALNRNLAKHFHDLLDWSEGRLYDLVARYLRKFDVWNLKTIIRGIYTDTDAEEIQTDLIRAGELEDQTIDRLLEVDSIEDAIEVLNRTIYYEPLSDAYEEFEETGALVPLENALDREFYEHLLEDVSRSPRGEQLQEGPEAKYIEFLQAEIDFRNARNALRLARSGADLDPASYYIEGGVLFDESDLNRLVGDFDELVDHIDENKRYGDRLSGAMARLRDADSLIQFEHALDAALLEYADTLSSIYPASVSAVLSYILAKEREVENIRAIARGREVGLDENEIEEELVIL, encoded by the coding sequence ATGAGTATAGGCGCCTCGAATCCGGAATACGTGAACGCTCGCGTTCGGTCACGCCGAGCCTCGCTGTTCGCGGACGAAGATTATCGGAAGCTGATCCGGATGGGGCCGAGCGGGATCGCACGGTTCATGGAAGAATCGGAGTACGAGCGCGAGATCAACGATCTCGGCGCCAGGTTCTCCGGCGTCGATCTGATCGAGTACGCGTTGAATCGGAATCTCGCGAAGCACTTTCACGACTTACTCGACTGGTCGGAGGGACGACTCTACGACCTCGTTGCCCGATACCTTCGGAAGTTCGACGTCTGGAATCTGAAGACGATTATTCGTGGCATCTACACCGATACCGACGCCGAAGAGATCCAGACCGACCTGATCCGTGCCGGCGAACTCGAGGACCAGACGATCGACCGATTGCTCGAGGTCGACTCCATCGAGGACGCCATCGAAGTACTCAACCGGACGATTTACTACGAGCCGCTCTCGGACGCCTACGAGGAGTTCGAGGAAACCGGCGCACTCGTTCCCCTCGAGAACGCACTCGACCGAGAGTTCTACGAGCACCTACTCGAGGACGTCAGTCGATCCCCAAGAGGAGAGCAACTCCAGGAAGGACCGGAAGCGAAGTACATCGAATTCCTGCAAGCAGAAATCGACTTCCGAAACGCACGAAACGCACTCCGACTCGCTCGCAGCGGTGCAGACCTCGATCCGGCCAGCTACTACATCGAGGGCGGCGTCTTATTCGACGAATCGGATCTCAATCGCCTCGTCGGCGATTTCGACGAACTCGTCGACCACATCGACGAGAACAAGCGCTACGGCGACCGTCTCTCCGGAGCGATGGCTCGACTGCGGGATGCTGACAGCCTTATCCAGTTCGAGCACGCACTAGACGCTGCGTTGCTCGAGTACGCTGATACGCTCTCGAGCATTTACCCGGCGTCGGTCTCGGCCGTGTTGTCGTACATCCTCGCGAAGGAACGCGAAGTCGAGAACATCCGTGCGATCGCTCGCGGTCGCGAAGTCGGCCTCGACGAGAACGAAATCGAAGAGGAACTGGTGATCCTATGA
- a CDS encoding V-type ATP synthase subunit E, which translates to MSLDTVVEDIREEAHARAEDIRAEGEARADEIESAAEEDAEEILADAEQSVEREIEQLREQRLSSAKLEAKQKRLEARRDVLGDVREQVEDELASLEGETREELTRAVLDGASDEFEEGDDVSVYGRAEDQELIESILEDYDGYEYAGEYDCLGGVVVESDQSRVRVNNTFDSLLEDVWEDNLREISTQLFEQ; encoded by the coding sequence ATGAGTTTGGACACAGTCGTAGAAGACATTCGAGAAGAGGCCCACGCGCGTGCGGAGGACATCCGCGCCGAGGGCGAAGCGCGCGCCGACGAGATCGAATCGGCCGCCGAGGAAGACGCCGAGGAGATCCTCGCTGACGCAGAGCAGTCCGTCGAGCGCGAGATCGAGCAGCTTCGCGAACAGCGTCTCTCCAGTGCGAAACTGGAGGCGAAACAAAAACGCCTGGAGGCCCGTCGTGACGTACTCGGTGACGTTCGTGAGCAAGTCGAAGACGAACTCGCCTCCCTCGAGGGAGAGACCCGCGAGGAACTGACGCGAGCCGTCCTCGACGGTGCGAGCGACGAATTCGAAGAGGGTGACGACGTGAGCGTCTACGGTCGTGCGGAAGACCAAGAGCTCATCGAGTCGATCCTCGAGGACTACGACGGCTACGAGTACGCCGGCGAGTACGACTGTCTCGGCGGTGTCGTCGTCGAAAGCGACCAGTCTCGAGTCCGAGTCAACAACACGTTCGACTCGCTACTCGAGGACGTCTGGGAAGACAACCTCCGGGAGATCAGCACCCAACTCTTCGAGCAATGA